The genomic window aataaaaaaaaaaaaattataaaaattggatCCTTTGGCTAAAGTGTACAAATACTTGGGCTTAACGTCTATCAGGGTCTAACATATAATGATGtgtatgtattgtatgtacataataGAATGCCTACAACTTGATGTatatctcaatttttttttttgtgtaattttttttatttatttatattttgtactttttttttaatacaaaataagtccatagacatatattttcaatagggTGTGCACATGTTTTTTCCTTCCTTAAACTTTTTATGaacagtttatatttattgctgTGCATTTGAAGAAGGTTGAATGAATTAACATTAGAttataatgtttcaatttttggCAGGATTATTACACtactaatatacttaaaaaaaaaaaaaaaaattaattaaaaaaacataaaaacaaataaattcaattgtgtaatttttacatttaattatatcatggaTTTAACTTACAAAAGTTTGCGATCATTAgactttacaataaataaaccttatacgctaaaatataaatatgtatttattgtttaactaGCAGTCCTGTTTccatattttctttttgaattttaatatttcctgTTATGCATTAATTCattgataaaactaaatttatcaaaaaaggtttttattatgagtttgtaaaatcaaatttattagcgagaaaaattatttaaaattatattgattagaCATTATCACATCTATTTAAGAAAACTGATTGAATAATCAGATATTTTTACTGGAgttgtcaatattataagatatttttaactattaagataaacgtgtaaatatttgtaactttattaggcatttaaattatacataacatgtacaaattgtatataagGTAATATGGGTTCCAATCTATGTGGTGAAGTGTTAAATACttgtactaaattaaaattctattgtTCAAAGCTACAAACTGCATAATACTGggaagcataatataatatattgtagtattaaataaagacTATTCAACAGGATTTGCTTTAAATACTAAACCTATATCATAGTCTATCTACATATACTtaagtatagtgtataataacatgtacaaatataatatagtcgtcGTGTATCAGGTCTAAAATATAAGAAGAAGCCTAAATGATTTAGGTATTAAAtgttgaagaaaaatataactaaaacaaGTTATGAAAACCTactctaaaaacaaatatttaaactaaccTAAAGATCGCGGGTGAGGCTTTAAAACTACtgcttgttttattttaaagtatatttgtataagtgTACCACTGTAAAAATCAAACCACATATCTTTAGCTTctcttaatgatttattatgttgataGATTTTAGGTTTTTGATgaggagtttttttttaattgtgtaaatatttggTACTGTTCTGTATTctgttaaatactttaatgctCCCTAAATAAGAAATGCCTCAATTTTCTAAGAgctttttgtgatttttaagggttaaaatattgtttggttATTTTCGGTTATCCTTTAgatcgtattatatatgtaccgACTACCACTGGTCTAATTCCGTTATCTATAGTCTATTCGCCGTAAGTTAACCCACTTCACGAATGCATACTGGGTCGGTGGTAATCGGCAATGCTCGTCGTGGTTACAGAATATTAATGGGCATACAGAATCACGATGGGATTCGTGATTCTGCGCGACTGCGACCGGTTTTCGTCTAGCGAGTGGTCCAACTCGCGGCGAATagactacataatattcacGTTGACGACCGCCTTCTTTAGTCGATCGCGACTACTTAaccaaataactattatttaataattattaccaaccGCTGTTAGCAAAATTATGGAAATCGTTTTTAAGGGGATTGGTGACGGTGATTTCCTGTCTTTGTCTAACACAAGCGCAACATAAGAATTCAGACGTGTTTTTTGTCCAAAGTACCGATTGATACAGTAAAGCGATAAGAATTCTGAAAACAGATTTGAATTCGTCGTCAAGTCTACTTGAGAACGGCCAGTccacatttttgatattatctgccaaaatcttaaaatcattatattacaaacgagtaattaaaaaattgtcatattttaatataaaaaaaatgtggactGGCCGTTCTCAAGTAGACTTGACGACGAATTCAAATCTGTTTTCAGAATTCTTATCGCTTTACTGTATTAATCGGTACGTTGGACAAAAAACACGTCTGAATTCTTATGTTGCGCGTGTGTTAGACAAAGACATGCAATCATCGTCACCAATCCCCTTAACTCTGTGACCACTGATTAATCCGTGCTTGTGATCTACCTTATAGGTGGTGTGGCATAGCAAACCGAGAGATTTTTTCGTTTTGATTGTTCGTTCGAGCGCAGAGAGAGTGACAACGCTGGCCACTTATTCTCAGACAgttgtttgtttaaatttatatggtaTCAAAAAAGCACGatgatgattttaataaatttaaacttattcaCAATATTAGTCATACccataaacgtataatatacaaaattgtgaaatcataatatctatatatgtaaaaaaacatgaattttgaaattgttttcgGGATCAGTTAGTCGTTGCCCGTTGGTCAGtacaaaattcgtcaaaaaatTGTTGTGACTGTTCCTTTTATACGATGCATTTACGCCCCACTTTTCTGCAATTCTTGCTTctgattttatttcattgacccaatttctcaaattttctaagttgtataatgaattattaagtaggtacctagttcACTTGCTTTTTTGATATccatataaatgttttgtaaactttttgaaacaatatcaatcatattaaatattttattttgtattattacacttagaataaattcaaaagtttacatgtaatttttcaatgcATTTTTGCTTCATTACGTTCACCTTCTGATTCACTCGTAAGTATTATACGGCTTTACGCATctgtatattgaaaataaatagcaaATAATGCGTCATGTCGAGAAGACCAGTAGAATCTAGTTGGACAAAGCCGTTTTAAGTAGATATATTTCTCTTGACTCTTTTACTATTACTACTTCTATTATTATGACTCGACATTggattaatacttaaaagaaGATCCCACCTATTTATACTTGAACTAAACAATGTATGAAgttgttgtaggtatattatcaaaaaatatctgAATCGGTTGAATACAAACTGCATCTTTATtctttaagtaggtactatatttaaatcgtGAGCggcaaaattaacataaacaaCATTCGATTCTCTTCCACAAATTCGTCTTTGCAAGCCATTATATACGCCAATCATTACGCTTGCCCCGTCGTATCATATACatctacaattaataattttgtatatgttatttactttaaaagagTTCATTATTGCATTTTCTATTCCTTATTAGCGCTCTGCAGGTTTGTTATGTTGATGAATCCCAGAAAACTTTCGTTAGGTAATGTTCAAATTACAAGAAATAGGTACCATTTGAAGCCAATTCCTCCGTCACATAtcgaataactatatattatgctaagtCGATCCTGCTTAGTAATATCTTGCGTAATATCGCAAGTAATCGAAAAaagagtattttattaattccaaAATCATATGATTTTTTACTGAAGACGACAATAACCCAATAAGTTCGTTTTGGATTTTAggacttaaatatttgatttttaaattgttatttttatcaattagttttgataaaattggatcatagttatttaaaagttcCACAATTGACAAATAATTACCGTTACTAGTTTATCCAATTATTTCCCGATGACCTCGAAAAGAATTATTAGACGATgctaatgtaaatattatatcaataagtcttttaagtatttgtttccaaaaattaacactttctttaaaatcattattctaCAACAACTAAcaagtcaatattttatttagcttcCATTGACTATACATAGTACACACATACATTAGACTGtgcgatattttataatctttaatttttttttaaagtcccTGCCAGTGGTATAATTTGGAATTGGTTCTGGAGTCGGATTGAGATATAAGTCTATACTATTATTCTAATGGGGCTATATCCCCCCTCCCCCTTGACCATATTAAAttccataaatcataatattatattaatttattattataaattaaatcttatataGGTTTAAATGGTAcaataatggtttttaaaaacaatataaagtaaacaattaaattaaattaaatataggtattataagtcaatttttctttttgtctTTTTCTCCAAAAAAAAAGCGTCTGGGGGATATATCCCCCATAATTACGCCATTGGTCCCTGCTAATCACAAATTCAGTCtttccaaataaataaattattttctaaaaaactatgtataattgtataatatatatataatatatcacaacgtttaagaattatattaatcactATTTGTTTtccctatattatatgttttttcacGAACCCTTAccctaacatatttttatttttttaaatcttacttATGATCGATTTCAGGATTCACAACAGTGAACAGTTATAACAtgacataacataataaaatattatacctatatattacctatacatattgatCAATGACAATACATTAGTTGGTATACGATTTGTAGATTTCGACCGGATTCCAGGCAGACATCTACTTGCAGATACATATGTTAGTCGTATCGCTGGTCTGATATAATGAGCTGGTATGATAAATGTGGTTATGTCCTGGACGCGGATACCCACGTGAACATTACCGAATGTAAGCTGATCATAAACTTCGTTCTTTGTATCTCCTCGGTTCATCACCATACTAGCTGCAGTAACAATAACCTACCTATCTGAGCGGTTACGCTCAGAAACTAGTGCCAAATCTTCACTTTCGACGAACTGTTTTCAGTGCTGGTAAGTCACATTTGTAGGGTTAGGAGAAAGTTAAAATAGTTgaatgtttgtttaaattttcaggatgaaaaatattgtccttatataatataaggcaTAATAGTTGTATGGTAATATAGCGCAACAGCCAACAATcgtttaatagatatataattcaCAAAAAGCTGAAATCACTATTAcgattagaaataaaaatcaaaaacaagtttttttgagcgttttataattaaattcaatgctAATGACTAGGGATGAGATGATAAAAAGTTATAGACTagcatatttttgtacatgcCTTTTATTTAGCCTAGCTAGGTGAGCTATAAATTCATTTCATAGCTTAGCGAGTTGATTTTTGTTgcttttttgcatttttgggtaaattttttataatacgtatcgtataattcgtttattatcgaacattattcttaaataaaatattttaataaaatattatacttaaattgaaatataatataatagaataatatttacccaGAATTTATGGTAATTTTTGTCTTATCTGAGCTTACCTTTAATgcgattatttttcttttcacaACCGAcatagataaaatttattttgatttagtgCACCGTCGTATATATTTATCGCTATTTCGTGCGTTcgtcaaatattgaaataatatatattagtatagcaCTTATCAAGACCCTTTGACTTATCAGATTTTGACGTCatttatagtatatgatattattataaataaaaatatttaactatttaaatatgtatagtgagtcacattaataaaaaattgtatgtatattttcgtttttttttttgtgcatatTTACGAGTAGGTACTTGcattttttgtcaatttttcCTCCTAATGACTATAGCGTAAAAGTGTTCAAGTGCTCATACAAACTTCTGTTCTGACAGTGATTGTATAGTGGTGTTTTATtggttacattatttataccaatataatatttttatatttcatatgagtaatatgcattattttaatacttatattatattgttaggaattgtattatattttttaaaaagttcataACAAACTGTACACTTATACTtactatacagggtgattcttttatcaatgtatcaaaatactcaaaaaattattctgctttagaatatgaaattaaaaatctatgttgtcattcaaaaaagtaaaaacttaaaaaattataaggataaaaaatatttaaaaatataatttttttataaaaacgttgttttttaacaattagaaactatttaaaaaaatattttcaaaaacatgaatacttttagaaataatgagtgttgtttgataaaaaaatcaccctgtatagtatatactatatattatactttcaatattttgaaatatttttcttcttatcGAGGgataattaattgaaagttTGAtggatttatttatacaaatataattcatgATTTACGTGCAAATGGTGgttgcattttttattcaaaataaattatttgtgaaaATTAGGCCACGTAGTACGTGGCTCCTCAATTAGATTGAATTGTAAATGTTACTTGTTAGCTATATGTGCAATTAGCTACGTAAATATAAAGATTaggttaaactaaaaattagaatttgattGTCATTGTATATGACTTAATCCGGTATAACTGCATATCCTTGTCCTGttccttttatattatatataatctatgacgattaaaaaaaaaaattgtacctcAAATGTTAACACTCTTATTAAAAACTCTAcaagtacttattatttttacttatattaatcttaattgtattcatacttttaagttatttatatattttcataactaaattaaaaggtaaaaaatttaattgataattatacgtagtaagtaaaaactttaataatagtgataatactttactaatattttatcattattaattattataaataattcgtataataaatattttgattttttaaatgatcaaaATCAAAGTgaaaacgattaaaatatgtgatgattattaaattaacaaatgttATACATGGTATCTATACCAGCTATGCCTACGCACTTCTGCAGGTATTCCCATATTCAAAAAGTGGGATCACAATAAGGACAGATATTTGTAGTGAAACGTAATCGTGGTCGCTGAATGGTCTGTCAGTAGCGGATCCTGAAGTCACCcaaagggggggggggtgggAGAGgggatttttataaatgaaatatcggCTTTCAGTGAGTTCCAgtccaatattataatttataatataaaaattaaaaaatacagccCGAGGAGGGGGCGATCGCTCCATCGCCTCCCCTGGTATCCGCCACTGTTgtctgttattttattataaccacagaatagattaaaagaaaataattaataattaatagattattttatgttataataatattgttattcgttATGAATGGAAACGTGTTCATCACGGCCGAGGAAAAAGACGTGGAAGACTTTCCTGCAAGCCATTTTCCTCTGTCCATGGATTTTAAAAGGGATACCCCGAGTGCTtccagtttttaattttcacccTTTTCATATAATCTTAGTGTGTCCGTCGTCTTATCGACGGATTTATggattatttaatagaaaattatatagattctgAAGCAAAAATGCATATCAACACTAAAATAGCAATGCGATTGGTCATACAAATGTTAAGAAAACTAAagatattaatcaatttaaaagtaataaaatatcaagtcTGGATTTCATCATAAGAATGTTAGCATTTAGAACATAACAAGAACGTACTTAACTCATTTCATAATgacgtatattaatattattaatgtattcttaagtaggtaggtatgagTTTTTAAAGATTTCTGGACTGCAATATCTACTCATCCAATATGCTAATACCTTTGTACCGTAATGTAGTGGTAGTAGGAGTGCAATGAGTGCATTAAGgatgtttaaaaattcgaGTTTTAAGTAGATGGGCAGATGGGCTAACACAAAGATTTTGTTTCGGCAAacggtattaaattttcaaatatttgttgtgtataaaatatgtatgcatacaaatgtatttgtgtatacataatattaatcaatgcAGTTTACAGTAGGTgccaaatttgaattttatttaaacttgacATTCACTCgatctacaaaaaatatagttgtagACTGTACGGCTTTATACCGTGTATAAACTTACTATACGGCAGGGTCCATATCAATCGCTTAGCACTAGGTACAGAGGCGCAACACAACGTACGCCTAAAGATTTTTTAAGTACGGTTACATAATAATCGGCGTTTAGATTTGACCGTGTCTAGCAATTCTACACAAACGATCAGAACCACCATTTTTGTCATGATTTTCGACTAAAGTAATGGACCGCACTAAGTTTTGATTTTAGGTTTCATcactatacaacaatattcgGCATCGAGAAGTCGAGTCCTGTCAGTTGACTGCAGCTCATAAAATGTACACGTCTCGAAGTCACATCAAAATCCACTTGGTGTAAATGAAGACGTCATTATGATAACACCATGGTTATAATTGGTtgattatacaaacaataactcgatgaataagtaggtatgcttaaataattgtgagacggaaaatattataaacagtagCCGACTTCTCGcagataatattaactaacttacctacataataatatatatatatatatgtttttttattaaatattatttaataatgttatggcCGTGTAAGGATAGTTATAGTAGTtatactaatacaatattgtatcgctataattatatttaaggacTCTGGCCTCACCCATAACATgctttaattatgattatgagtAGGtacaaatcatataattatagatgCACATTAGCTGGTGtcgaaattaaaatgatagaaACATTAGAAACGCTTTGAGGAAATATCAACacaaaaatagtacctataagtaACATAAAAGTAcaagtatttaacataatattagggACTCAACTCTAGAAATTGTGGTGACGCTCTGTTCAATTATCTTCAGAcgatgtattttattcattcttCAGAGATTAATGATATCGTTGATACCTAAAcaggtattaaattaactaagaaaaagtttagtaataaaataaaaaattggtaaCATTAAGTAGTGTCAATGCAAATTAAGACAACAAtttaatcaacaaaatatttttattaataacacaataggtaaatattaatattctaattaaaatttgaaaggaaataatattggaattaaattaataaggttgacttaaaaataacaaataactaaaataaaacatagattaggtacataaacttaataaaattgtaaataataggtatttaaaattaactgtattcaaataatccaaaaattaacaaattgcAACAAATAATgtggtttgaaaaaaaatactgttggATATGGTTCATTTGAGCCATGcaagaaacatattttattaggttgACTTGTCCCAAAATATAAGCACCAaactcaaattaaaatgtccaTCATTAAATCAGGTACAGATTTGGTTAaagaaataacaaacaaacaaatgaTATGACCATTGACAAGTACATGTTGATgtgatatgttattaaaatattatctgataTTAATGAtgaagttttcattttttaagatttataaatttttaagtatatacatttaaaccaAACATTaggtaaacattattaaacacGAAAATAAACACATAGATTTTATAGAACCCGTTTTTTAAACTCTAACAGATATATCTGCgagtaaaaatgaaaagaaaaaaaacatgaacatttaaaattttaaatgaaaagcataaatgaatattatattaatattcacatttgagcttattaaaatatattttttttacaaaggaGAAATGTAAaaggataatataaaattttgtaacaATTGTTTAGACTTGTTGTAGACGAACCATAATCATAATTtggttaattcattttttcaataattatggttattattttttggtgatataattatatcactaTACTATGATCTTAGTTTGGTTAATAAGAGTCCCACAacctttaaagaaaaaaatatataaataggatATACTTTCCCACAAGTTTTGAAATCATTTCTTGcacaataaagaataataatgtaacttttaaagttagtataataaatatcacttGAAGCTAGCAGAAAATGCTTGTTGAGTAGGCATTAGTACATCATTAGAATCAAAGAATGCATTCTGTTTTCCacctaaaatacataatacattaaacaaatacTAGATAGTATACTAATTGGAATAATGTCTGATAACCATTTCCCATCGTtaatcaataacatttttaataagtttaactggattttcaaaacaattaaatttgtttatgattAATAGAGGTAAAtactaagtaataactaattacttataaatataaacataaatttaactgaatggtatttcattaaatgtaatcaaatgttgttttttaaaaccatgTCAATTGTATTTACCGAgactattgttgttattagCCATTTGGTTCATAGACATTGAAATTGAATTCGGAGATTTACTACCaggtgataataaattatccaagTCTATATTTAGGCCTTTTACTCCACTCCATGTGCTGCCCagctacaaaataaaaatgttcataaaatacataatttatttattttggtaaccaaagtttaaaatccaagaaaaatattttatttatgtttgaatGACTTTCAatagaacaaatatttaaaaatcacatgattaaaattacatttaaccatgttttattacttaactAATCATAAGAAATGCCACAGATAATTaagtcattattttcaaaattaattttaataaaccatttctagattttattagttaatataacattaacctAAATTacctgtaatttatttatgtttcctGAAGATTGATTTTCTGTATTACTATTCTGAGCAAATGTTACCGGTTGAATCATTTGATTCAGTGGTAAGGAAGACCCTGCAAATCGTAAAGGTCTTGTTTATACACAAAATCAATAACATAACAAAGgaatataaagataaataaataatgcaaaattaaacttaaaataaattattatttttaatccatattaaattaaaaacaaacaatattttttctttaattagaatatacaaattttatggaatttaaatataattatcatcatgaaaacatattttgatcaCCAACAGTATTTCTATAAAGTAACAAAACTTGAATGGCAAACTGTCTTGCTTCTTGATTTACTTCATTATCAACTTTATTCATTACTCCTTCAGATGTGACAACATTTTCCAACCACATTACAAATTCAACTAATGAGCTTCCCAAATCAACTAATCTAGATTTAGGCACAGACAACAAGACGGCAGCTAAACAGCCCATAACAgcaattcttattttaacatCTTTATGAAATCTTAATGACCATGTCCATTCTAAAAGCTCTACACCCATACGAGTTGCGTGTGTAGAATTTATTGCACAGCATAAGATAACTgataaagaatttaataaatgtataccaaGAATGTTTAACTGTTTAGCATTGTCAGTTTGTTGAGAAACAATTGGTTCAATTAAATTCCCACGAATAAGAGGGAAGAAAAATGCATCAGCTATAGATACAAAACGATTACTTTGACATTTTATAGGTTTTCTAGGATTGGAAATTATTCTAGTCTTTAACTGAActctttttttgataatatcttCCCAGTACTTTGAAGTATTCACTTCTGTGACTTGTTCTTCTTGTTTTTCTTCAGCCTTTTGGAAGCCTGATAATTCTTTAGCAGCACCAGTTAGtacatttagtattaaaatacgaTGAGAAATTGCATATTTACCGATAGATTCATAAAAAAGATGACAAAGGTGTTTAGCACAATCATAAGGAAAAATAGTTACTACAGCAATAGCAGATTGATATCGTAGGCTCTCAAAATCGTCTTTGTAAAATTGTCGTTCCATGCCTATTAATAAGGTCAACAGCTCAATGGCAAATGAGACATCGTCATTAGGTAACTGCGATTTAATAAGACTTTCAGATGCTTCTAAACTACCAAGCCATACCTTACAATctttttgttcatttaaacCATCAATAAGATCACGTACATATTTAGGTCTATTTTTGACATCCATTTCAACATCATTAGATAAATCAAAAGGCTCAAATTCATCATCATCgctatctaaaatattttcaattgtattgTTTGTGTTCTTGGTCTCCACTACTTTTTTATGAAGTGTAATTGCTGTATTGGAACAtggagttttaataatattcgaatcttcaaaaaagttatttaacattttaaaagcatcattaaatactaatttgttgctatttttaaaattttttaattcgtttaatgattttactattaatttagattCATCCTGTAATTTGTCATACTCAAAATTTAAGGTAGGTGCACCTTCTTTTTCATTGCACTTTACAATACCAATAATTATCTCTGCTACTATCATTCCTATGGTTCGGACTTTTTCTTCTGAACTCTCCAGATGAATTGGAATACCTTCAAAGAGTTTAAtctcaacattatttttaaactcatcATCCAAAGTTATATTAGATAGACATACtgaaccaataataataagttttgatAAGTAGTAATGTTGTTCAAAAGGCGTATGATACAATGCACTTTTATCCCCCCAAATTTGAATAAGTTCTAAGATTAtggtacttaatatattagaattagaatCTTTTTGAACTAAGTATAAGTAATTCATTAGATTTAATGCTATATTGTCATCTTCatgataaaaaagaaatatcatttttttgcaTAAAGTATAATTCCAGTTAGGCACATCAATCACTGCATTTGAAATAAGATGATGTAATGAATCAGATGTTGATAATTTACgacaaaacaaataaccaaGTCTATCAACTGCTCGTCGGTCAACTTCTGAaagaatatttcttataataacaGCATAGTTTTCATCTAAACACCAACattctaaaattttcaaagaagtagaaaaatcattttgaagATGAGAAGCAATAGTTTTgccaaaaattattgaaagtgGCGTtgtattaggtttttttttttccaaaatataatattggctCAATTGGTCAATGACAAACAATACATGATTCATTATTCTGTTTGAAAATTCTACAGGTGTAAacaatttaggtatattttgacCAACTTTATTAGCTATTCTATGTGGCAATgacaatataaattcaataattaccaTAAAACGATTATGGTTAGAAtttaaagtttcaataattaatgaagattttataaaatcacttGTTAATATTGAACTGATTAATTCTATAGCATTATCAGTTTTAAGAGATAATGCATTTGTAGTGAtatagttcaataaaatatgtagtgaTATGTCTAACATTTCTAAAGTACCACCGTCCGGGGCAAATATTGGTGAAATCAAATCGATataatcaacaaaattaattttttctaaaattatttcaagtatttgGCTGTATACTTTGATAACTTGAGAATAGTTTGGGTAACAATCaagtttcataaatttttgTGGAGTCATTGGACCTggcaaatattcaataaattcttgcaaaattcttttaatatcTGAATCTGAACGTTGGTGAATGGATTCTAGAAGTGTCTTCAACATCATTCCAGTTGCTGAaaagttacaataaaaaaatccagTTTTCTAAccttatctatataaaatattaaagaaaccAAC from Aphis gossypii isolate Hap1 chromosome 1, ASM2018417v2, whole genome shotgun sequence includes these protein-coding regions:
- the LOC114122042 gene encoding telomere length regulation protein TEL2 homolog gives rise to the protein MWKVRELADKVTNVVLNYTEIEAKVREATNDEAWGPTGNLMQEVAQATFMFEHFPEVMGMLWKRMLHENKKNWRRTYKSLLLLNYLVKNGSERVVTSAREHIYDLRGLENYSYVDEFGKDQGINIRHKVRELIDFVQDDDKLREERKKAKKNKDKYIGLSSEAMGYKGAGIEKWDEAPRWKKDGNEFSDKKSSSTLGFEESPNNSDENDIVDSEPELDLPHKPSAEAYKDRSMSPTKIQSPAKHRTPIKRIDLGAAAHYGKTQTVINSPVATNNPLDTETSSVDLLNIVGNSNKQSNDFGDFNAVFSAAPSTDIAVEKNSTSNDEFADFSSAFTQSMTLNSNSTNLSNQKIISNSDLLTSLPQTSTNGTSRNLLDLNFDALDNTATGMMLKTLLESIHQRSDSDIKRILQEFIEYLPGPMTPQKFMKLDCYPNYSQVIKVYSQILEIILEKINFVDYIDLISPIFAPDGGTLEMLDISLHILLNYITTNALSLKTDNAIELISSILTSDFIKSSLIIETLNSNHNRFMVIIEFILSLPHRIANKVGQNIPKLFTPVEFSNRIMNHVLFVIDQLSQYYILEKKKPNTTPLSIIFGKTIASHLQNDFSTSLKILECWCLDENYAVIIRNILSEVDRRAVDRLGYLFCRKLSTSDSLHHLISNAVIDVPNWNYTLCKKMIFLFYHEDDNIALNLMNYLYLVQKDSNSNILSTIILELIQIWGDKSALYHTPFEQHYYLSKLIIIGSVCLSNITLDDEFKNNVEIKLFEGIPIHLESSEEKVRTIGMIVAEIIIGIVKCNEKEGAPTLNFEYDKLQDESKLIVKSLNELKNFKNSNKLVFNDAFKMLNNFFEDSNIIKTPCSNTAITLHKKVVETKNTNNTIENILDSDDDEFEPFDLSNDVEMDVKNRPKYVRDLIDGLNEQKDCKVWLGSLEASESLIKSQLPNDDVSFAIELLTLLIGMERQFYKDDFESLRYQSAIAVVTIFPYDCAKHLCHLFYESIGKYAISHRILILNVLTGAAKELSGFQKAEEKQEEQVTEVNTSKYWEDIIKKRVQLKTRIISNPRKPIKCQSNRFVSIADAFFFPLIRGNLIEPIVSQQTDNAKQLNILGIHLLNSLSVILCCAINSTHATRMGVELLEWTWSLRFHKDVKIRIAVMGCLAAVLLSVPKSRLVDLGSSLVEFVMWLENVVTSEGVMNKVDNEVNQEARQFAIQVLLLYRNTVGDQNMFS